Proteins from a genomic interval of Papaver somniferum cultivar HN1 chromosome 4, ASM357369v1, whole genome shotgun sequence:
- the LOC113275243 gene encoding protein GRAVITROPIC IN THE LIGHT 1-like, protein MLPTGSKETQLHDSHSQKVHPQPMEETMNQNPEPTEALISKLFTNISSLKSAYIQLQAAHTPYDADKIEAADKLVISELKNLSELKHTYRDNNPKPVSVSPQDSRLVAEIQEQQSLLKTYEVMVKKFQSQIQTKDSEIHQLQQRIQEANQKRVKLERKLKFRGVSAKESEDLEDGNGFFSVDLTPDLFTSLVESAFNAIHDFAKPLINMMKAAGWDLDAAAHSIEPTVIYAKRAHKKYAFESHICQRMFSGFQEESFSVKHDDVTISKESFFNQFLAMRKTDPLDILSQNPDSIFGKFCRSKYLAVFPLKMEASFFGNLDQRNYVLSGGHPRTPFYEAFLKLAKSIWLLHRIAYSFDPKARIFQVKRGSDFSEVYMESVVKNILMDENDENPKVGLMVMPGFYIGGSVIQSRVYLSGVKCAE, encoded by the coding sequence ATGCTACCGACAGGATCGAAAGAAACCCAACTCCATGACAGCCACAGCCAGAAAGTTCATCCTCAACCCATGGAAGAAACCATGAATCAGAACCCAGAACCAACAGAAGCTCTGATATCTAAACTTTTCACTAACATTTCCTCCCTGAAATCAGCCTACATCCAGCTTCAAGCTGCACACACTCCTTATGACGCTGACAAGATTGAAGCTGCCGATAAACTAGTCATTTCGGAGCTAAAGAACCTCTCTGAACTTAAGCATACTTACAGAGACAATAACCCCAAGCCTGTTTCAGTTTCTCCTCAAGATTCTCGTCTAGTCGCAGAAATCCAAGAACAacaaagcttgttgaagacttATGAGGTCATGGTGAAGAAATTCCAGTCTCAGATTCAGACTAAAGACTCTGAGATTCACCAGTTGCAACAGCGGATCCAGGAAGCAAACCAGAAGCGGGTGAAATTGGAAAGGAAACTCAAGTTCAGAGGTGTATCGGCCAAAGAATCAGAAGACTTGGAAGACGGAAACGGATTCTTCTCTGTAGATTTGACCCCAGATCTTTTTACATCTTTAGTAGAATCTGCTTTTAACGCTATCCATGATTTCGCTAAACCGTTGATCAACATGATGAAAGCTGCAGGCTGGGATCTGGATGCAGCAGCTCATTCGATTGAACCCACAGTCATATATGCAAAGAGGGCTCATAAGAAATATGCATTTGAATCCCACATCTGTCAAAGAATGTTCAGTGGGTTTCAGGAAGAGAGCTTCTCAGTTAAACATGATGACGTTACGATCTCTAAAGAGAGTTTCTTCAATCAGTTCCTCGCCATGAGAAAAACGGATCCCTTGGACATCTTGAGCCAAAATCCAGACTCTATTTTCGGGAAATTCTGCAGAAGCAAGTACTTGGCTGTTTTCCCCCTAAAGATGGAGGCGTCGTTCTTCGGGAATTTGGATCAACGGAACTATGTTCTGAGTGGTGGACATCCTAGAACACCGTTCTATGAAGCATTTCTGAAACTGGCTAAGTCGATCTGGCTTTTACACCGTATAGCTTACTCGTTCGATCCTAAAGCAAGAATTTTTCAAGTCAAGAGAGGAAGCGACTTCTCCGAAGTTTACATGGAAAGTGTGGTGAAGAACATTTTGATGGACGAGAACGATGAGAATCCAAAAGTTGGACTTATGGTTATGCCTGGTTTCTATATAGGGGGAAGTGTGATTCAATCCCGTGTTTACCTCTCTGGAGTTAAATGCGCTGAATAG